A single genomic interval of Zingiber officinale cultivar Zhangliang chromosome 4A, Zo_v1.1, whole genome shotgun sequence harbors:
- the LOC121971339 gene encoding U3 snoRNP-associated protein-like YAOH: protein MPPRSRKRVVGGPKAVKKKARSSDNAFFEPEPKRSRRGGGLDDDIESLESDEEMSEQDSEDEEEETAGEKRIRVAREHLDKVRAIAMRVHEDEGEEEEGDEGRYEREGKRDSLVAELLQKEQLEGSGRLQRVIATRVLRPEPDDKFRMLVKHHLSVTAVALAEGDSKGFSASKDGVIMHWDVETGKSEKYLWPSEDVLLSHQAKPPQNSAKKRSKNVLALAISSDGRLLASGGLDRHIHLWDTRTRGHVKAFHGHRGPVSCLTFREGTPQLFSGSFDRTIKLWNAEDKTHMDNLFGHQSDILAIDCLRRERLLTVGRDRTMRLWKVPEESQLVFRAPASSLECCCFINDSEFLSGSDDGSIELWSLKRKKPTHLIKNAHAPSLLNCSHSYEENGTTTCNGGDIDNGCKKKESHSSAHSWISSVAVCRGSDLAASGAANGVVRLWSIQSESSGIRPLYDSSLAGFVNSLVFAKSARFLVAGVGQEPRLGRWGRVSSARNGVAIHPIKLKDEHLSIA, encoded by the exons ATGCCGCCGCGCAGTCGTAAGAGGGTCGTCGGTGGACCGAAAGCAGTAAAGAAGAAGGCGAGGTCCTCTGACAATGCTTTCTTTGAGCCTGAACCCAAGCGGAGCCGGAGAGGCGGCGGCCTCGACGACGACATCGAGAGCTTAGAGAGCGACGAGGAGATGAGCGAACAGGATAGCGAAGACGAGGAAGAGGAGACAGCCGGCGAGAAGAGGATTAGGGTCGCGAGGGAGCACCTAGACAAGGTCCGAGCTATCGCGATGAGGGTGCATGAGGACGAAGGGGAAGAGGAGGAAGGTGACGAGGGAAGATATGAGAGGGAGGGTAAAAgagattccttggtggccgagCTCCTTCAAAAGGAGCAGCTTGAAGGGAGTGGTCGCCTACAAAGAGTCATTGCAACTAG GGTTCTACGACCAGAACCTGATGACAAATTTCGAATGCTAGTGAAACATCATCTGTCTGTTACTGCTGTTGCTTTAGCTGAAGGTGATTCAAAGGGGTTTTCAGCTTCTAAAGATGGAGTTATTATGCATTGGGACGTTGAGACTGGTAAGTCTGAGAAATATTTGTGGCCTTCTGAAGATGTATTGCTATCACATCAAGCAAAGCCACCACAAAATTCAGCTAAGAAAAGGAGTAAGAATGTCCTAGCTCTGGCTATTAGTTCTGATGGGCGGCTGTTGGCAAGTGGGGGGTTGGACCGCCATATCCATTTATGGGATACCCGCACTCGGGGACATGTCAAG GCATTTCATGGTCACAGAGGACCTGTTTCATGTCTTACCTTTAGAGAAGGGACTCCACAGCTTTTTTCTGGGTCCTTCGATAGAACAATTAAGTTATGGAATGCTGAAGATAAAACTCACATGGACAACTTATTTGGCCACCAGAGTGATATACTGGCAATTGACTGCCTGCGAAGAGAGCGACTTTTAACTGTAGGGCGTGATCGTACCATGCGATTGTGGAAG GTACCTGAGGAATCACAGTTGGTCTTTCGGGCTCCTGCGTCATCTTTGGAATGTTGTTGTTTCATAAACGATAGTGAGTTCTTATCTGGCTCTGATGATGGTAGCATTGAGCTCTGGAGTTTAAAGCGCAAGAAGCCTACACACCTAATAAAAAATGCACATGCTCCATCTCTGTTGAACTGCAGTCATTCATATGAAGAGAATGGGACAACTACTTGTAATGGCGGCGATATAG ACAATGGGtgcaaaaaaaaagaaagtcATTCTTCAGCTCACTCGTGGATTAGTTCAGTTGCTGTATGTAGAGGTAGTGATCTTGCTGCTTCTGGAGCTGCGAATGGAGTTGTTCGCTTGTGGTCGATTCAAAGTGAGAGCAGTGGTATTAGGCCATTATATGATTCTTCTCTG GCTGGATTCGTCAATTCACTTGTATTTGCTAAATCTGCACGCTTCCTTGTCGCCGGTGTTGGTCAG GAACCTCGTCTCGGGAGATGGGGTCGCGTCTCATCGGCACGAAATGGAGTTGCCATACACCCCATCAAGTTGAAAGACGAGCATTTATCGATCGCCTGA
- the LOC121971340 gene encoding cyclin-T1-3-like isoform X1, which yields MAGDFSHHEMADDSTYKFSQDRPEEVKLPGASWYLGRKDIEENFPSRRDGIDLKKETYLRKSYCTFLQDLGMRLKVPQVTIATAIVFCHRFFLRQSHARNDRRTVATVCMFLAGKVEESPRPLKDVILVSYEIIHKKDPTAVQRIKQREVYEQQKELILIGERLVLATLGFDLNVLHPYKPLVEAIKKFKIAQNALAQVAWNFVNDGLRTSLCLQFKPHHIAAGAIFLAAKFLKVKLPSDGDKVWWQEFDVTPRQLEEISNQMLELYEQNRPAPASQGNETEGSSASGVNQRVPAKALIDIEEPTTRSGYSQHVGSHDGNDHGRHELQTGVSGNKVVGAKDAWHHEPVNDPDTLGSRPSRSEPTAEEYGVPPSNRIFAQSQASKVQSPAMDAIKKIDKEKVKAALEKRKRSRPEFARKPDHMDEEDLIERELEHGIELAVEDERNKQKSHNWSKPSNNIDLMENAEEGELSVDSQDAQLPEPSSKRMKTTSLRRPNGIDDLRPPGRKVHAGKPSIIEE from the exons ATGGCTGGGGATTTTTCACATCATGAAATGGCAGATGATAGTACCTACAAGTTCTCCCAGGACAGGCCCGAGGAAGTTAAACTGCCTGGCGCTTCTTGGTACTTGGGTCGTAAGGATATTGAGGAAAACTTCCCATCTAGGCGAGATGGCATTGATCTCAAGAAAGAAACTTATCTCCGGAAGTCTTACTGCACTTTCCTTCAAGATTTAGGCATGAGATTGAAAGT ACCTCAAGTTACAATAGCTACTGCAATTGTATTCTGTCACCGTTTTTTTCTCCGCCAATCTCATGCAAGAAATGATAGGAGA ACTGTTGCTACTGTTTGCATGTTTTTGGCGGGAAAGGTGGAAGAATCGCCTAGACCATTAAAGGATGTCATTCTTGTTTCTTATGAGATCATCCACAAAAAAGATCCTACTGCTGTTCAAAGAATCAAACAAAGG GAAGTATATGAACAGCAGAAAGAGCTGATTTTGATTGGGGAACGTTTGGTACTTGCGACGCTAGGTTTTGACCTAAATGTACTACATCCATACAAACCCCTCGTTGAAGCAATCAAGAAGTTTAAGATTGCTCAAAACGCCCTTGCACAAGTTGCATGGAATTTTGTCAATGATGG GCTGCGAACATCGCTTTGCTTGCAATTTAAGCCCCACCATATCGCAGCCGGTGCAATCTTCCTGGCCGCTAAGTTTCTAAAAGTAAAGCTTCCCTCTGATGGGGATAAAGTGTGGTGGCAAGAATTTGATGTTACTCCTCGGCAGTTGGAAG AGATAAGCAATCAAATGTTGGAACTATATGAACAAAACCGTCCTGCACCAGCATCGCAAGGCAATGAAACTGAAGGTAGTTCTGCTAGCGGTGTGAATCAGCGGGTTCCTGCAAAAGCCCTTATCGATATTGAGGAGCCTACAACACGAAGTGGATATTCTCAG CATGTTGGAAGTCATGACGGTAATGATCATGGAAGGCACGAGCTGCAAACTGGAGTCTCCGGTAACAAAGTTGTCGGAGCGAAGGACGCGTGGCATCACGAACCAGTGAATGATCCAGATACTCTTGGCAGTAGACCCAGCAGGTCTGAACCTACAGCTGAAGAATATGGAGTTCCTCCTTCGAACAGGATCTTCGCCCAGAGTCAAGCTTCCAAAGTACAGTCCCCTGCAATGGATGCCATAAAGAAGATCGACAAAGAGAAAGTCAAGGCTGCACTGGAGAAAAGGAAACGATCGAGGCCCGAGTTTGCCAGAAAACCAGATCACATGGACGAAGAAGACCTTATTGAGAGGGAGTTGGAGCACGGCATTGAATTGGCGGTCGAGGATGAACGGAACAAGCAGAAGAGTCATAACTGGTCCAAGCCTTCAAACAATATAGATCTAATGGAGAATGCGGAAGAAGGCGAACTCTCAGTGGACAGCCAAGATGCTCAATTACCTGAACCAAGCAGCAAGAGGATGAAAACTACTTCCTTGCGCCGCCCGAACGGCATTGACGATTTACGACCACCTGGAAGAAAGGTTCACGCCGGGAAACCAAGCATAATCGAAGAATAA
- the LOC121971340 gene encoding cyclin-T1-3-like isoform X2: MAGDFSHHEMADDSTYKFSQDRPEEVKLPGASWYLGRKDIEENFPSRRDGIDLKKETYLRKSYCTFLQDLGMRLKVPQVTIATAIVFCHRFFLRQSHARNDRRTVATVCMFLAGKVEESPRPLKDVILVSYEIIHKKDPTAVQRIKQREVYEQQKELILIGERLVLATLGFDLNVLHPYKPLVEAIKKFKIAQNALAQVAWNFVNDGLRTSLCLQFKPHHIAAGAIFLAAKFLKVKLPSDGDKVWWQEFDVTPRQLEEISNQMLELYEQNRPAPASQGNETEGSSASGVNQRVPAKALIDIEEPTTRSGYSQVGSHDGNDHGRHELQTGVSGNKVVGAKDAWHHEPVNDPDTLGSRPSRSEPTAEEYGVPPSNRIFAQSQASKVQSPAMDAIKKIDKEKVKAALEKRKRSRPEFARKPDHMDEEDLIERELEHGIELAVEDERNKQKSHNWSKPSNNIDLMENAEEGELSVDSQDAQLPEPSSKRMKTTSLRRPNGIDDLRPPGRKVHAGKPSIIEE, from the exons ATGGCTGGGGATTTTTCACATCATGAAATGGCAGATGATAGTACCTACAAGTTCTCCCAGGACAGGCCCGAGGAAGTTAAACTGCCTGGCGCTTCTTGGTACTTGGGTCGTAAGGATATTGAGGAAAACTTCCCATCTAGGCGAGATGGCATTGATCTCAAGAAAGAAACTTATCTCCGGAAGTCTTACTGCACTTTCCTTCAAGATTTAGGCATGAGATTGAAAGT ACCTCAAGTTACAATAGCTACTGCAATTGTATTCTGTCACCGTTTTTTTCTCCGCCAATCTCATGCAAGAAATGATAGGAGA ACTGTTGCTACTGTTTGCATGTTTTTGGCGGGAAAGGTGGAAGAATCGCCTAGACCATTAAAGGATGTCATTCTTGTTTCTTATGAGATCATCCACAAAAAAGATCCTACTGCTGTTCAAAGAATCAAACAAAGG GAAGTATATGAACAGCAGAAAGAGCTGATTTTGATTGGGGAACGTTTGGTACTTGCGACGCTAGGTTTTGACCTAAATGTACTACATCCATACAAACCCCTCGTTGAAGCAATCAAGAAGTTTAAGATTGCTCAAAACGCCCTTGCACAAGTTGCATGGAATTTTGTCAATGATGG GCTGCGAACATCGCTTTGCTTGCAATTTAAGCCCCACCATATCGCAGCCGGTGCAATCTTCCTGGCCGCTAAGTTTCTAAAAGTAAAGCTTCCCTCTGATGGGGATAAAGTGTGGTGGCAAGAATTTGATGTTACTCCTCGGCAGTTGGAAG AGATAAGCAATCAAATGTTGGAACTATATGAACAAAACCGTCCTGCACCAGCATCGCAAGGCAATGAAACTGAAGGTAGTTCTGCTAGCGGTGTGAATCAGCGGGTTCCTGCAAAAGCCCTTATCGATATTGAGGAGCCTACAACACGAAGTGGATATTCTCAG GTTGGAAGTCATGACGGTAATGATCATGGAAGGCACGAGCTGCAAACTGGAGTCTCCGGTAACAAAGTTGTCGGAGCGAAGGACGCGTGGCATCACGAACCAGTGAATGATCCAGATACTCTTGGCAGTAGACCCAGCAGGTCTGAACCTACAGCTGAAGAATATGGAGTTCCTCCTTCGAACAGGATCTTCGCCCAGAGTCAAGCTTCCAAAGTACAGTCCCCTGCAATGGATGCCATAAAGAAGATCGACAAAGAGAAAGTCAAGGCTGCACTGGAGAAAAGGAAACGATCGAGGCCCGAGTTTGCCAGAAAACCAGATCACATGGACGAAGAAGACCTTATTGAGAGGGAGTTGGAGCACGGCATTGAATTGGCGGTCGAGGATGAACGGAACAAGCAGAAGAGTCATAACTGGTCCAAGCCTTCAAACAATATAGATCTAATGGAGAATGCGGAAGAAGGCGAACTCTCAGTGGACAGCCAAGATGCTCAATTACCTGAACCAAGCAGCAAGAGGATGAAAACTACTTCCTTGCGCCGCCCGAACGGCATTGACGATTTACGACCACCTGGAAGAAAGGTTCACGCCGGGAAACCAAGCATAATCGAAGAATAA
- the LOC121971341 gene encoding uncharacterized protein LOC121971341 isoform X2 → MEEQHTVHTQRRIYGDVVTGGATSRSRTPHGVRNHPLVLLYDSPQGSTQTHPHPHLADLWFGSLSPTPNPNHQPPSPLDLGEWNYLRLPFWDRTTMASVSTSFFISSASMTIQNFAINSLNKCMRQVQGLVCLYLSYDPRLNTLLSLTFPFVVDQSQYSGSITLNARSASGELLDLRRRFSMMQSRS, encoded by the exons ATGGAAGAGCAACACACTGTACACACACAACGCCGGATCTACGGCGACGTCGTTACCGGCGGCGCGACCTCACGCTCGCGGACTCCTCATGGCGTACGGAATCACCCTCTGGTTCTTCTTTACGATTCGCCGCAGGGGTCGACGCAGACGCATCCGCATCCGCACTTGGCGGATTTATGGTTCGGTTCCCTGTCTCCGACACCCAACCCTAATCACCAGCCTCCGAGCCCTCTCGATCTCGGCGAATGGAACTACCTGAG GTTACCTTTTTGGGATCGGACAACCATGGCATCTGTCTCCACTTCATTCTTCATCTCAAGTGCTTCAATGACCATTCAG AATTTCGCCATCAATTCTTTGAACAAATGCATGAGGCAAGTGCAAGGTCTTGTTTGCCTCTACCTGTCATACGATCCAAGACTGAACACACTACTTTCTTTAACTTTCCCATTTGTTGTTGATCAATCCCAGTACAGTGGATCCATTACTTTAAACGCAAG GTCTGCATCTGGAGAACTATTGGATTTGCGTCGTCGGTTTTCCATGATGCAATCGCGTTCCTGA
- the LOC121971341 gene encoding uncharacterized protein LOC121971341 isoform X1 produces MEEQHTVHTQRRIYGDVVTGGATSRSRTPHGVRNHPLVLLYDSPQGSTQTHPHPHLADLWFGSLSPTPNPNHQPPSPLDLGEWNYLRLPFWDRTTMASVSTSFFISSASMTIQNFAINSLNKCMRQVQGLVCLYLSYDPRLNTLLSLTFPFVVDQSQYSGSITLNARCLVFYSSEFSSVALCKRQKLCRELTKDQLELHL; encoded by the exons ATGGAAGAGCAACACACTGTACACACACAACGCCGGATCTACGGCGACGTCGTTACCGGCGGCGCGACCTCACGCTCGCGGACTCCTCATGGCGTACGGAATCACCCTCTGGTTCTTCTTTACGATTCGCCGCAGGGGTCGACGCAGACGCATCCGCATCCGCACTTGGCGGATTTATGGTTCGGTTCCCTGTCTCCGACACCCAACCCTAATCACCAGCCTCCGAGCCCTCTCGATCTCGGCGAATGGAACTACCTGAG GTTACCTTTTTGGGATCGGACAACCATGGCATCTGTCTCCACTTCATTCTTCATCTCAAGTGCTTCAATGACCATTCAG AATTTCGCCATCAATTCTTTGAACAAATGCATGAGGCAAGTGCAAGGTCTTGTTTGCCTCTACCTGTCATACGATCCAAGACTGAACACACTACTTTCTTTAACTTTCCCATTTGTTGTTGATCAATCCCAGTACAGTGGATCCATTACTTTAAACGCAAGGTGTCTAGTGTTTTATAGCTCCGAATTTTCTTCTGTTGCTCTTTGCAAACGCCAGAAGCTTTGCCGTGAACTCACAAAAGACCAACTTGAGCTGCATCTGTAG
- the LOC121971341 gene encoding uncharacterized protein LOC121971341 isoform X3: MEEQHTVHTQRRIYGDVVTGGATSRSRTPHGVRNHPLVLLYDSPQGSTQTHPHPHLADLWFGSLSPTPNPNHQPPSPLDLGEWNYLRLPFWDRTTMASVSTSFFISSASMTIQPCRISPSIL, from the exons ATGGAAGAGCAACACACTGTACACACACAACGCCGGATCTACGGCGACGTCGTTACCGGCGGCGCGACCTCACGCTCGCGGACTCCTCATGGCGTACGGAATCACCCTCTGGTTCTTCTTTACGATTCGCCGCAGGGGTCGACGCAGACGCATCCGCATCCGCACTTGGCGGATTTATGGTTCGGTTCCCTGTCTCCGACACCCAACCCTAATCACCAGCCTCCGAGCCCTCTCGATCTCGGCGAATGGAACTACCTGAG GTTACCTTTTTGGGATCGGACAACCATGGCATCTGTCTCCACTTCATTCTTCATCTCAAGTGCTTCAATGACCATTCAG CCTTGCAGAATTTCGCCATCAATTCTTTGA
- the LOC121971341 gene encoding uncharacterized protein LOC121971341 isoform X4, producing the protein MELPEVTFLGSDNHGICLHFILHLKCFNDHSALQNFAINSLNKCMRQVQGLVCLYLSYDPRLNTLLSLTFPFVVDQSQYSGSITLNARSASGELLDLRRRFSMMQSRS; encoded by the exons ATGGAACTACCTGAG GTTACCTTTTTGGGATCGGACAACCATGGCATCTGTCTCCACTTCATTCTTCATCTCAAGTGCTTCAATGACCATTCAG CCTTGCAGAATTTCGCCATCAATTCTTTGAACAAATGCATGAGGCAAGTGCAAGGTCTTGTTTGCCTCTACCTGTCATACGATCCAAGACTGAACACACTACTTTCTTTAACTTTCCCATTTGTTGTTGATCAATCCCAGTACAGTGGATCCATTACTTTAAACGCAAG GTCTGCATCTGGAGAACTATTGGATTTGCGTCGTCGGTTTTCCATGATGCAATCGCGTTCCTGA